The DNA segment CCCAGGACCCGGCCATCGGCGCCGTCGTCACGAGCAGGACCGCGCCGAGCGCACCGCCGCCGGAGACGCCGAGGATGCCGGGTTCGGCGAGCGGGTTGCGGGTGACGGCCTGCACGAGGGTGCCGGAGAGCGCGAGCGCTCCGCGCTCCTGGGAGGTCAGCTCTCGGGCCGACTGGACGGCGGATCAGACAGAGCACTCCGGCGTGCGGGCTGTCCAGGATGTCGTGGAAGCTGTCGGCCCGCCGGTTGCCGGGGCGGTCCGGGACGGCCGGCATGGACGAGCCCAGGGCATGGGTGAATCCGGGGCCGTCGCCGCGCGGCGAGACGTCACAGCTGCCCCGGCGGTCGGAGCCCGCGAGCCCAGTTCCACGAAGCCGGCGGTGTCGACGCCGTGCGGTCGGCGCGTCGCCGCGTCGATGATCTGGGACCAGCCGACCCCCGTGGTAATCGCGCACCGGAGAGCCGGGCCCGCGGCCGTGTCACACGGACCCGTACTGCGGGCCCGGCCGATTGCCCGGCACACGTTATCGGAAGTTAGGTTTGGCTTATCTAGGTGGAGTTGTTACGGAAGGCGCGCCACCCCGGCGTAGATACCGCTCTCCTCGGGCGCCGGTGCCTCGCCGTCCTTGAACCACTCGGTGGCCGTGACGAGGCCGGGCTCGACCAGTTCCAGCCCCTCGAAGAAGCGCTCCACACCCGCGCGGTCGCGGAAGCCTAGCCGGATGCCGCCCTTGGCGTACTCGGCCGTGACCTGCGCCGACAGCTCCGGGAAGATGTCGGAGGAGGCGTGCGAGAGGACGAGGTAGCTACCGGAGGGGAGGGTGGCGAGGAGGTTGGAGACGAGGCCGTACGGGTCCTGGTCGTCGTTGATGAAGTGCATCAGGGCGATCAGGGACAGGGCGATGGGCCGGTCGAAGTCGAGCGTCTGGCGGGCGTTCTTGATGATGGCGGCCGGGTCGCGGACGTCGGCCTCCACGTACTGGGTGGCGCCCTCGGGACGGCCGACGAGCAGCGCCTCCGCGTGCCGCAGCACGATCGGGTCGTTGTCGGTGTAGACGATCCGGGCGGTCGGCACGATCCGCTGGACGATCTGGTGCAGGTTCGGCTCGGTGGGGATGCCGGTGCCGATGTCGAGGAACTGGTCGACGCCCTGCGCGGCGAGCCAGGCGACCGCGCGGTTCATGAAGGCGCGGTTCTGCCGGGCGCCGGCGGCCGCCTCGGCGGGCAGCCGCTGCCCCACCGCCTCGTCCACGGGGTAGTTGTCCTTGCCGCCGAGCAGCCAGTCGTATACCCGCGCGGGGTGAGCCGTGCTGGTGTCGATCTGCCGGGGGCCGGGGGTGCCGGTGGTCATGGGCGGGCTCCGTCATGATTCTGGCCGGTGCGAACACAGACGATCATCGAGTGATGCTCGTCATTCTGCATGCGGGGCACGGGAGTTGACCAGGAGGGTGACCGGCGGCGACCACCTGCCCGGCCGGGTGTGACCCATGACCGACCCTGGTCTCCAGGTTTCGAAAGTATTAGCTGATAATTTGTGAAGCTCGCGCGCAGACACGGGGCCAGGGGGTAACGAATTGGCCATCGGTGCCACCGTGATGGCCACCGATTCCGGCCGGCCCGTCTGCCCGCGCGAGCAAGGCCGAGTGGGGAGGGAGACCTGTCGTGACCGAGGCAGGGCGGGGGACGGACGGCAACGACGGCACCGGTGCCGATGACGGCGCCCGGCGTGGGCGCGGCCGGCGCGCGGCACCGAAGCGGGCGTGGGGACGCCGGCCCCAGGAGACGGACCGGCAGGAGCCCGGAAGCACCCCGGACCCGGCCCCGTTCGAGCCCGAGGCCACCATGCAGCTCCGGGTCGGCACCATCCGCCCCGACGAGACGATGCAGCTCAAGATCGTCGCCCTGGACGGCACCCGCCCCGCGCCGAAGCCCGAACCGGAGGCTCCCGAGGAGCCTGACGCCCCCTCCCGCGTCCTGGCCCCGCTGCTGACCGTCCTCGCCGTACTGCGCCGCATCCTCGCCCCGGTCACCGCCAGGCTCGCCCCCTGCATGGCGCTCGCCGCGCCCCACGTCCGCAAGCTGCGCCCGGAGTACCCGCGTCCGGGCCGGGAGGACTGGCGGCGCTGGATACCGTCCTGGCGGCAGTGGCTCGCGGGCTGGCTCGCCCTGATGGGCCTGAGCGGCCTGTGCCTGACCGTGGCCTACGCGGCGACCGATGTCCCCACCAACCTCAACTCCTACGCCACCCAGCAGGACAACGTCTACTTCTGGTCCGACGGCACCCCGATGGCCCGGACCGGCTGGGTGCGCCGGCAGGCGATGCCGCTCAAGGACATCCCGGAGGGCGTGCGCTGGGCGGTGCTCGCGGCGGAGAACGAGAGCTTCTACTCCGACCCCGGCATCTCCGCCAAGGGCATCACCCGCGCCCTGTGGCGCACGGTCGGCCAGGGTGACACCGAGGGCGGCTCCACCATCACCCAGCAGTACGTCAAGAACGTCTACCTGAACCAGGACCAGAACCTCGGCCGCAAGCTCACCGAGGCGATGATCTCCCTCAAGCTCGACAACCGGATGAGCAAGGACAAGATCCTCGAGGGCTACCTCAACACCAGCTGGTTCGGGCGCGGCACCTACGGCATCCAGCGCGCCTCCCAGGCGTACTACGGCAAGGACGTC comes from the Streptomyces seoulensis genome and includes:
- a CDS encoding SAM-dependent methyltransferase, which gives rise to MTTGTPGPRQIDTSTAHPARVYDWLLGGKDNYPVDEAVGQRLPAEAAAGARQNRAFMNRAVAWLAAQGVDQFLDIGTGIPTEPNLHQIVQRIVPTARIVYTDNDPIVLRHAEALLVGRPEGATQYVEADVRDPAAIIKNARQTLDFDRPIALSLIALMHFINDDQDPYGLVSNLLATLPSGSYLVLSHASSDIFPELSAQVTAEYAKGGIRLGFRDRAGVERFFEGLELVEPGLVTATEWFKDGEAPAPEESGIYAGVARLP